The proteins below are encoded in one region of Bremerella sp. P1:
- the bioD gene encoding dethiobiotin synthase: protein MDRKPPRGLFITGNNTGVGKTHVAGLIAQSLRNAGLRVGAYKPAASGLIQQDGRWISEDVQTLWEASGKIWDTQRICPQTFHAPLAPHLSARAEGKEIDTSLLRTGFDYWKQQYAAGECDFILVEGAGGLLSPMSDEDYVADLALEFGLPLIVVAANRLGMINETLQTLLTAQSYQQGVPIAGIVLNDIAAEVSDVSRDSNRAELARHCQTPILTHVPFGANQLPDPVDWLSLASTTPSA from the coding sequence ATGGACAGAAAACCACCAAGAGGACTCTTTATTACCGGAAATAATACGGGCGTCGGCAAGACCCACGTGGCCGGTTTGATTGCCCAAAGCCTTCGAAATGCGGGCCTCCGCGTTGGCGCGTACAAGCCAGCGGCCAGTGGATTGATCCAACAGGACGGCCGGTGGATCTCGGAAGACGTGCAAACCTTGTGGGAAGCTTCCGGCAAAATCTGGGACACGCAGCGCATTTGCCCGCAAACGTTTCACGCGCCGCTTGCTCCGCATCTGTCTGCTCGAGCCGAAGGAAAGGAAATCGACACCAGCCTCTTACGAACCGGCTTCGACTATTGGAAGCAGCAGTACGCCGCCGGTGAGTGCGATTTCATCCTGGTCGAAGGGGCTGGCGGGCTGCTTTCGCCCATGTCGGACGAAGATTATGTCGCCGACCTGGCCTTGGAATTTGGACTGCCGCTGATCGTGGTCGCGGCCAACCGATTGGGCATGATCAACGAAACGCTCCAGACACTTCTCACGGCCCAATCTTATCAGCAAGGCGTTCCGATTGCTGGCATCGTTTTGAATGATATCGCCGCCGAAGTGAGCGATGTCAGCCGCGACAGCAACCGAGCCGAACTCGCCCGCCACTGCCAGACGCCGATTCTGACGCATGTTCCTTTTGGCGCGAATCAATTGCCTGACCCGGTCGACTGGCTGTCGCTTGCCAGCACGACCCCCTCGGCGTAA
- a CDS encoding extracellular solute-binding protein, with protein MLAPALCRRTALFILLLSIGTLFTACRPAAQEEVVVYTALDQEFSESHFDTYHELTGVDVVAKYDTEANKTVGLTEALLAEKDRPRCDVFWNNEILNTLRLQKAGLLAAYHPKHEEEYPATFRSADGTWFGFAARARILLVNTDLLAEGQRPTSVFDLADDKWKGQGGYAKPLFGTTATHAAVLFTELGQEKAEQFFTKLQTNAKMFPGNKQVAQAVSSGEIAFGLTDTDDAMVEIKSGRPVAIVYPDQAEDQLGTLFIPNTLAIIQGGPNPEAAKKLVDYLLSAEVETALSQGPSAQIPLNTTLDIPLQVESPKTIKPMEVDWEASVDQWDSAAAFLREKILTN; from the coding sequence ATGCTTGCCCCTGCCCTGTGCCGCCGCACTGCCCTCTTCATTCTCTTGCTATCGATTGGCACGCTTTTCACCGCTTGCCGACCCGCTGCCCAGGAGGAAGTCGTCGTCTATACGGCGCTCGATCAGGAGTTCTCAGAGAGTCACTTCGATACCTACCACGAGCTGACCGGTGTCGACGTCGTCGCCAAGTACGATACCGAAGCCAACAAGACGGTCGGCCTGACCGAGGCCCTTTTGGCGGAGAAGGACCGTCCTCGCTGCGATGTTTTCTGGAACAACGAGATCCTCAACACGCTGCGGCTGCAGAAAGCGGGACTGCTCGCGGCGTACCATCCCAAGCACGAGGAGGAGTACCCGGCGACATTCCGTTCAGCCGATGGCACTTGGTTTGGTTTCGCAGCCCGGGCTCGCATTCTGCTTGTGAACACCGACCTACTAGCGGAAGGCCAGCGGCCCACTTCGGTCTTCGATCTGGCCGATGACAAGTGGAAAGGGCAAGGAGGTTACGCCAAGCCGCTATTTGGTACGACCGCCACCCACGCGGCCGTGCTGTTCACGGAGTTGGGCCAGGAGAAAGCCGAGCAGTTCTTCACCAAGCTGCAAACCAACGCCAAGATGTTCCCGGGCAACAAGCAAGTCGCCCAGGCCGTCTCTTCAGGCGAAATCGCGTTTGGCCTGACCGATACGGACGATGCGATGGTCGAGATCAAATCGGGGCGTCCCGTGGCGATTGTTTATCCGGACCAGGCGGAAGACCAACTCGGCACGCTCTTCATTCCCAATACGTTGGCAATCATCCAAGGCGGGCCGAACCCGGAGGCCGCGAAGAAGCTGGTCGATTACCTGCTTTCGGCCGAAGTCGAGACCGCACTCTCCCAAGGACCGAGCGCTCAAATACCGCTCAACACGACGCTCGATATTCCGCTGCAGGTCGAATCCCCCAAGACGATCAAGCCGATGGAGGTCGACTGGGAGGCCTCGGTCGACCAGTGGGATAGCGCGGCGGCGTTTCTTCGCGAGAAGATACTGACCAACTAG
- a CDS encoding vWA domain-containing protein yields MKRTLLFSMLLLAAGVFGCNAKPDTTPPGKLSQETNTTNEKLSEEVAAPEEAAESAELASALRKTNAPPIQAPRAMFEDGGVSAGGYYPSSRPNALAALPGGQPLPGQGQGPGIGGDKFDKIDENGFIAVSDQPLSTFSIDVDTASYSKIRSYLSNYRQRPPVDAVRIEEMVNYFVYDYPAPTDDEHPFAASLEVANCPWNPDHRLARVALKGKELDLENRPSSNLVFLLDVSGSMSQPNKLPLLKQGMKMLVDQLSENDMISIVVYAGAAGLVLEPTPGDQKAEIISALDQLHAGGSTNGGEGIQLAYKMATDHFLKGATNRVLLCTDGDFNVGTTSTGDLVRLAEEHAKKNIYLSILGFGNDNHNDSLLEQLSNKANGNYTFIDSQQEAKKVLVEQMAGTLVTIAKDVKIQVEFNPTKVAAYRLVGYENRLLKAEDFNDDKKDAGEIGAGHTVTAFYEIVPFGTETTVTGKVDDLKYQTERVPSEAASSDELLTLKLRYKQPESDTSTLMTSTIVDEGQEFAKASGDFQFAAAVAMFGMLLRDSEQTKDTSYAAIEEIAAPYAGGPGSSYREEFLELVRLAEGLQK; encoded by the coding sequence ATGAAGCGAACTCTTCTGTTTTCGATGCTACTGTTGGCCGCTGGTGTCTTCGGCTGTAACGCCAAGCCTGATACGACCCCGCCGGGCAAGCTCTCGCAGGAAACCAACACCACGAACGAGAAGCTCAGTGAAGAAGTAGCGGCACCTGAGGAAGCAGCCGAGTCTGCGGAACTAGCCAGCGCGCTTCGAAAGACAAACGCTCCGCCGATCCAGGCCCCAAGAGCGATGTTTGAGGACGGCGGCGTGAGCGCGGGCGGCTATTATCCGTCGTCACGCCCTAATGCTCTCGCGGCTCTACCTGGCGGCCAGCCACTACCTGGCCAAGGCCAAGGGCCTGGCATCGGTGGTGATAAGTTCGACAAGATCGACGAGAACGGTTTCATTGCCGTCAGCGATCAACCGCTGTCGACCTTCTCGATCGATGTCGACACGGCTTCTTACTCCAAGATTCGCTCGTATCTCAGCAACTATCGCCAGCGGCCACCGGTCGATGCGGTGCGTATCGAAGAGATGGTGAACTACTTTGTTTACGATTACCCGGCACCGACCGATGATGAGCATCCCTTCGCAGCGTCGTTGGAGGTCGCCAATTGCCCGTGGAACCCCGATCATCGCCTGGCACGGGTGGCTCTGAAAGGAAAAGAGCTGGATCTCGAGAATCGTCCTTCCAGCAATCTCGTCTTTCTGCTCGACGTCTCCGGCTCGATGAGCCAGCCCAACAAGCTGCCGCTGCTCAAGCAAGGTATGAAGATGCTGGTCGATCAACTGAGCGAGAACGACATGATTTCAATCGTCGTCTACGCCGGTGCCGCTGGCCTGGTTTTAGAGCCGACCCCCGGCGACCAGAAGGCCGAGATCATCAGTGCCCTCGATCAACTGCACGCTGGCGGTTCGACCAACGGAGGCGAAGGGATTCAGCTGGCGTACAAGATGGCCACCGATCATTTCCTGAAAGGGGCTACCAATCGCGTGCTGCTGTGCACCGATGGCGACTTCAACGTTGGCACCACCAGCACCGGCGACCTGGTTCGCCTGGCCGAAGAGCACGCCAAGAAGAACATCTACTTGAGCATCCTCGGCTTTGGCAACGACAACCACAACGACTCGCTGCTGGAACAACTATCGAACAAGGCCAACGGCAACTACACGTTCATCGATAGCCAACAAGAAGCGAAAAAGGTTCTCGTCGAGCAAATGGCCGGCACGCTGGTCACCATTGCCAAAGACGTCAAAATTCAGGTCGAATTTAATCCCACGAAAGTCGCCGCCTATCGCCTGGTAGGCTACGAAAACCGATTGCTCAAAGCCGAAGACTTCAACGACGACAAAAAAGACGCCGGTGAAATCGGTGCCGGGCACACGGTCACCGCGTTCTACGAGATCGTTCCCTTCGGTACCGAGACCACCGTAACCGGCAAGGTCGACGACCTGAAGTATCAAACCGAACGCGTCCCTTCCGAGGCCGCGAGTTCCGACGAACTGTTGACGCTCAAGCTGCGTTACAAGCAGCCTGAATCGGACACCAGCACGTTGATGACTTCAACGATCGTCGACGAAGGCCAGGAGTTCGCCAAAGCGAGTGGCGACTTCCAATTCGCCGCGGCTGTCGCGATGTTCGGTATGTTGCTGCGTGACAGCGAGCAAACCAAAGACACCAGCTACGCCGCCATCGAAGAAATCGCCGCCCCATACGCAGGCGGCCCAGGCTCTTCGTATCGTGAAGAATTCCTGGAACTGGTCCGCCTGGCCGAAGGATTGCAGAAGTAA
- the efp gene encoding elongation factor P: protein MQYSTSDFRKGLKVQIDGEPYIMTECNFVKPGKGNALYKCKLKNLIRGTNLDRTWRGGETLESADVEETDVQYLYKQGDTWVFMDNESFEQYELDADAVGDGWKFLKDGMKCMMTLFNGNPLDMTPPMQVEMEVTYCEPGAKGNTATNVTKPATIETGAEIQVPMFVNLGDVIKVDTRDGSYVERVKK from the coding sequence GTGCAATACAGTACCAGCGATTTTCGTAAAGGTTTGAAGGTCCAGATCGACGGCGAACCGTACATCATGACCGAGTGCAACTTCGTGAAGCCAGGCAAGGGGAACGCGCTGTACAAGTGTAAGCTCAAGAACCTGATCCGCGGCACCAACTTGGACCGTACCTGGCGTGGTGGTGAAACGCTGGAATCCGCCGACGTCGAAGAAACCGACGTGCAGTATTTATACAAGCAAGGCGATACCTGGGTCTTCATGGACAACGAATCGTTCGAGCAGTACGAACTCGATGCCGACGCCGTGGGCGATGGCTGGAAGTTCCTGAAGGACGGCATGAAGTGCATGATGACCTTGTTCAACGGCAACCCGCTGGACATGACCCCGCCGATGCAGGTCGAAATGGAAGTCACCTACTGCGAGCCAGGTGCCAAGGGCAACACGGCCACCAACGTGACCAAGCCAGCCACCATCGAAACGGGCGCCGAGATCCAGGTTCCCATGTTTGTGAACCTGGGCGACGTCATCAAGGTCGACACCCGCGACGGCAGCTACGTCGAACGCGTGAAGAAGTAA
- a CDS encoding outer membrane protein assembly factor BamB family protein produces MIPMAAQAEESGWKPLSQGDSNDWPAWRGPEGIGFSAATNVPTKWSDQENLAWKTSLDGWGDSTPAIVGDHVFVTLQNEANELRLLRLDAKTGQIELNILVDQAETPRTAPKRKSQKFHNLHNMASPSPVVSGNHVVVHFGNGLLATYNLDGEELWRHNLQQEYGTYSIWWGHANSPVVYNGLVISVCMQDSLADLQKEPVKSYLIAHDLKTGEKKWMTMRMTGAPAEEADAYTTPLLLTKDGQVQLVVMGGNTLDAYDPNTGKRLWYLPGLVGGRTVTGPIVAEGKIFTTRGMRKPLLAVTLDGNKGELSEDAIQWTVDKSTPDTPSPVYAGGMLFTVTDDGIAHCYRSTDGELLWRERLGGNFKASPIVAGGNVYFINIDGNCKVVAAKDTFELVSENEVKDTTIASPAVAGGKLFLRGKEHLYCIGK; encoded by the coding sequence ATGATTCCGATGGCCGCTCAGGCGGAAGAATCGGGCTGGAAACCCCTTTCTCAGGGCGATTCTAACGACTGGCCTGCCTGGCGCGGCCCAGAAGGGATCGGCTTCAGTGCGGCCACCAATGTACCAACGAAGTGGAGCGACCAGGAGAACCTGGCCTGGAAGACCTCGCTGGACGGCTGGGGCGACTCGACTCCAGCCATCGTGGGCGATCACGTCTTTGTCACGCTGCAGAACGAAGCCAACGAGCTGCGTTTGTTGCGGCTCGATGCGAAGACGGGTCAGATCGAACTGAACATCCTGGTCGATCAAGCCGAAACGCCGCGAACGGCCCCGAAGCGCAAGTCCCAGAAGTTTCATAATCTGCACAACATGGCCAGTCCTTCGCCTGTGGTCAGCGGCAATCACGTTGTCGTTCACTTCGGCAATGGTTTGCTGGCAACCTACAACCTCGACGGTGAGGAGCTATGGCGCCACAACCTTCAGCAGGAATACGGCACCTATTCAATCTGGTGGGGACACGCCAACAGTCCGGTGGTTTACAACGGCCTGGTGATCTCGGTCTGCATGCAAGACTCGTTGGCCGACCTGCAGAAAGAACCGGTCAAAAGCTACCTGATCGCCCATGACCTGAAGACGGGCGAAAAGAAATGGATGACCATGCGGATGACCGGTGCTCCGGCCGAAGAAGCCGACGCCTACACCACGCCGCTGCTGCTTACCAAAGATGGCCAGGTGCAACTGGTGGTCATGGGTGGCAACACGCTCGACGCCTACGACCCCAATACCGGCAAGCGTCTGTGGTACTTGCCAGGCCTGGTCGGCGGACGCACGGTGACCGGTCCGATTGTCGCCGAAGGAAAGATCTTCACCACGCGCGGCATGCGTAAGCCGCTGTTGGCGGTGACGCTCGACGGTAATAAAGGGGAACTCAGCGAAGACGCGATTCAATGGACCGTCGATAAGTCGACGCCGGACACGCCGTCGCCTGTGTATGCCGGCGGGATGCTCTTCACGGTGACCGACGATGGCATCGCCCACTGCTACCGCAGCACCGATGGCGAGCTTCTCTGGCGTGAACGCTTAGGCGGCAACTTCAAGGCCTCGCCGATCGTGGCGGGCGGCAACGTCTACTTCATCAACATCGACGGCAACTGCAAGGTGGTCGCCGCGAAGGATACGTTCGAGTTGGTGAGCGAAAACGAAGTGAAAGACACGACGATCGCTTCGCCAGCGGTTGCCGGTGGCAAACTGTTCCTTCGTGGGAAAGAACATCTGTACTGCATCGGGAAGTAA
- a CDS encoding carbon-nitrogen hydrolase produces the protein MSKPDKVNVAVVQMTCSGSKQENVDKAVAKIAEAAQQGANIVCLQELFPGLYFCQTEDHIQFQQAEPIPGPTSERIQAAAKDHGVVVVASLFEKRAEGLFHNTAAVFDADGAMLGIYRKMHIPDDPHYYEKFYFTPGDIGFRTFDTKFGRVGVCICWDQWFPEAARLTALTGAQILVYPTAIGWLHPEKEEYGPAQVSAWETMMRSHAIANGVFVAAPNRVGIEDNIEFWGHSFVVDPTGTLLEVASHDQEEILVVECNLAQIEFSRTHWPFLRDRRIDAYGGLTKRFIDGDITS, from the coding sequence ATGAGCAAACCGGACAAGGTCAACGTCGCCGTCGTGCAGATGACGTGCAGCGGCAGCAAGCAAGAGAACGTCGACAAGGCAGTCGCCAAAATCGCCGAGGCCGCCCAGCAAGGCGCAAACATCGTTTGCCTGCAAGAGCTGTTTCCCGGTCTCTACTTTTGCCAGACCGAGGACCACATCCAGTTCCAACAGGCCGAACCGATTCCTGGCCCAACCAGTGAACGCATTCAAGCGGCTGCCAAAGACCACGGCGTGGTGGTCGTGGCTTCGCTGTTCGAGAAACGCGCCGAAGGTTTGTTTCATAACACGGCCGCCGTATTCGATGCGGACGGAGCAATGCTGGGCATCTACCGCAAGATGCACATCCCCGACGATCCGCACTACTACGAGAAGTTTTACTTCACGCCTGGCGATATCGGCTTCCGGACGTTCGACACGAAGTTTGGCCGCGTGGGCGTCTGCATTTGCTGGGATCAATGGTTCCCCGAAGCGGCTCGCCTGACGGCCCTGACCGGGGCTCAGATCCTGGTCTACCCAACGGCGATCGGCTGGCTGCATCCTGAGAAGGAAGAGTACGGCCCGGCCCAGGTATCGGCCTGGGAAACGATGATGCGGAGCCATGCGATTGCCAACGGTGTGTTTGTCGCCGCGCCCAACCGCGTCGGCATCGAAGACAACATCGAGTTCTGGGGGCACTCGTTCGTGGTCGACCCAACCGGCACACTGCTGGAGGTCGCATCGCACGACCAGGAAGAGATCTTGGTGGTCGAGTGCAACCTGGCTCAGATCGAGTTCTCGCGCACGCACTGGCCGTTTTTGCGTGATCGCCGCATCGATGCCTACGGTGGGCTGACCAAGCGATTCATCGATGGGGACATCACCTCATGA
- a CDS encoding vWA domain-containing protein, with the protein MKKTWILTPLLLGVAMIGCTAETGDVATKGLRQESAAQTSTEGYSDLSSVDEAMVPLEDFEHPFDAPMTAPAELDSDAAPGANYGRATNGSTPAPKTAEPANESAEYSGKAMPARVEETAPAADRLSSQLDGQPMSGERDKLRALSESASKGKEAQLQQMEKYSKEVNDLNSRFAIPEGEAKKSDVAKSENAPAPEAPPAPGNAAGLGGAMLGPAAGDPAARVASNPVPARKPLDSARSRGGEVRESRLGREVEELSLDMKKPGDGVGPGEGGDKFEPIEENEYIAVADQPLSTFSIDVDTASYSKIRSYLSQFGQLPPRDAVRVEELVNYFTYDYATPTDEHPFAANVEVASCPWNPANRLVRVGIKGKEVDTEDRPASNLVFLLDVSGSMNNPNKLPLLKKGMKMLVDQLGENDKVSIVVYAGAAGMVLEPTYGYEKAKILAALDRLQAGGSTNGGQGIKLAYKTATENFIQGGTNRVILCTDGDFNVGETSTGGLVGMASEQAKKNIYLSVMGFGIGNHNDSMLEQLSNKANGNYSFIDNEKEAKKVLVEQMSGTLLTIAKDVKIQIEFNPKKVASYRLVGYENRLLAAQDFNDDKKDAGEIGAGHTVTAFYEIVPATGEGDTEVAAVDPKVDELKYQTKPETTEAADTNELMTLKLRYKQPEEDVSTLMTYPVVDSGNKFNQATGDFQFASAVAMFGLKLRGSHFHHETNFAEIEELVASNVDGPGSSYREEFLEMIRQVERLQK; encoded by the coding sequence ATGAAAAAAACATGGATTCTTACGCCACTTCTGCTTGGCGTAGCGATGATTGGATGTACCGCTGAGACAGGCGACGTGGCCACCAAAGGGCTCCGCCAGGAAAGTGCGGCGCAGACTTCTACCGAAGGCTACTCCGATTTAAGTTCCGTCGACGAAGCGATGGTCCCTCTGGAAGACTTTGAACACCCCTTCGACGCTCCGATGACGGCCCCGGCCGAATTGGATAGCGATGCCGCTCCGGGGGCAAACTACGGGCGAGCAACCAATGGCTCGACGCCGGCTCCTAAAACGGCGGAGCCAGCAAATGAATCCGCCGAGTACAGTGGCAAGGCGATGCCGGCTCGGGTCGAAGAAACCGCTCCGGCTGCGGATCGCCTAAGCTCGCAGCTGGATGGCCAACCCATGTCGGGCGAACGCGACAAGCTACGTGCGTTGTCAGAATCGGCCAGCAAGGGCAAAGAGGCCCAGCTTCAGCAGATGGAGAAGTACTCCAAAGAGGTCAATGACCTGAATAGCCGCTTCGCCATACCCGAGGGGGAAGCCAAGAAATCGGACGTCGCCAAGAGCGAAAACGCTCCAGCCCCAGAAGCTCCTCCAGCTCCAGGTAATGCCGCAGGCTTAGGAGGAGCCATGTTGGGTCCCGCAGCCGGCGATCCAGCGGCCCGCGTAGCCAGCAATCCGGTGCCTGCGCGAAAGCCACTGGATAGCGCCCGAAGTCGAGGCGGAGAAGTCCGTGAATCGCGTCTCGGCAGAGAAGTCGAGGAATTAAGTCTCGATATGAAGAAGCCCGGCGACGGGGTCGGTCCTGGCGAAGGTGGCGACAAGTTTGAACCGATCGAAGAGAACGAGTACATCGCGGTGGCCGATCAGCCCTTGTCGACCTTCTCGATCGATGTCGACACGGCCAGCTACTCGAAGATTCGTTCGTACCTGAGCCAGTTCGGCCAACTGCCACCACGTGATGCGGTTCGCGTCGAAGAACTGGTCAACTACTTCACCTACGACTACGCCACCCCAACCGACGAACATCCGTTCGCCGCCAACGTGGAAGTGGCCAGCTGCCCTTGGAACCCAGCCAATCGCCTGGTCCGAGTCGGCATCAAGGGGAAGGAAGTTGATACCGAAGATCGTCCGGCCAGTAACCTTGTGTTCCTGTTGGACGTTTCCGGCTCGATGAACAATCCCAACAAGCTTCCGCTGCTGAAGAAGGGCATGAAGATGCTCGTCGATCAGCTGGGCGAAAACGACAAGGTTTCGATCGTCGTCTACGCCGGTGCCGCTGGTATGGTTCTGGAACCAACCTACGGTTATGAAAAAGCCAAGATCCTGGCAGCTTTGGATCGTCTGCAAGCAGGCGGTTCGACCAACGGTGGCCAAGGTATCAAGCTGGCCTACAAGACCGCTACGGAGAACTTCATCCAAGGTGGAACCAACCGCGTGATCCTTTGCACCGACGGCGACTTCAACGTTGGTGAAACGAGCACCGGCGGGCTGGTCGGAATGGCCTCGGAGCAAGCCAAGAAGAACATCTACCTCAGCGTGATGGGCTTCGGTATCGGCAACCACAACGACTCGATGCTGGAACAGCTGTCCAACAAAGCCAACGGTAACTACTCGTTCATCGATAACGAGAAGGAAGCCAAGAAGGTGCTTGTCGAACAGATGAGCGGCACGCTGCTGACGATCGCCAAGGACGTGAAGATCCAGATCGAGTTCAATCCAAAGAAGGTCGCTTCGTACCGCCTGGTCGGTTACGAAAACCGCCTGCTCGCTGCTCAGGACTTCAACGACGACAAGAAGGACGCCGGTGAAATCGGTGCCGGGCACACGGTCACCGCCTTCTACGAAATCGTGCCAGCTACCGGTGAGGGTGATACCGAAGTCGCTGCTGTCGATCCGAAGGTGGACGAGCTGAAGTATCAAACCAAGCCAGAAACGACCGAAGCCGCCGACACCAACGAGCTGATGACCTTGAAGCTGCGTTACAAGCAGCCTGAGGAAGACGTCAGCACGCTGATGACCTACCCAGTGGTTGATAGCGGCAATAAGTTCAACCAGGCCACCGGCGACTTCCAATTCGCCTCGGCCGTGGCCATGTTCGGCTTGAAGCTTCGCGGTAGCCACTTCCATCACGAAACCAACTTCGCTGAAATCGAAGAACTGGTCGCCTCGAACGTCGACGGCCCCGGTTCCTCGTACCGCGAAGAGTTTCTGGAAATGATCCGCCAGGTCGAACGACTGCAGAAGTAA
- a CDS encoding TlpA family protein disulfide reductase, translated as MKRIALAACVCLSLFTFTACGSAADGPGSAEADSSGGEVLAQDSLQAFIHDTTDTEPLMDFANANFQALMHEMSGPSEIAQKHIEGIRESVADVDPGDNEQAAGLLNSIKRSLEAFEFRLVAKGLSLDEVKATVTKDPANTEAINLYIVKLGMTFMEDMNEDIEKMESFVKTENDFIDANVEKVEASDVKITYRKAGVVLQSATQEIERLKAYAELVGKEMLPIDAQAWANGDGLSAEDLKGKVVLLDFWAVWCGPCVASFPHLVEWQEKYGKDGLQIVGITRYFNFNWPEGAEGPQQGEGQVPPTEENAMLDKFTAEHNLKHPTAVLDDTDAFYSYYAVSGIPHFVLIGRDGKIHKVNSGISESRAKKLEEEIQKLLDESAPE; from the coding sequence ATGAAACGAATTGCTCTTGCTGCCTGCGTTTGTCTGTCTCTGTTTACTTTCACGGCTTGCGGTAGCGCCGCGGACGGGCCCGGTTCTGCCGAAGCAGATTCTTCCGGCGGAGAGGTGCTCGCCCAAGATAGTCTCCAGGCTTTCATCCACGACACCACCGATACCGAACCGCTGATGGACTTCGCCAACGCCAATTTTCAGGCGCTGATGCACGAGATGTCCGGTCCCAGCGAAATCGCTCAGAAGCATATCGAAGGCATCCGCGAAAGCGTGGCCGACGTCGACCCAGGCGACAACGAACAAGCAGCCGGTCTCTTGAACAGCATCAAGCGATCGTTGGAAGCCTTTGAGTTTCGCCTGGTCGCCAAAGGGCTCTCGCTGGATGAAGTGAAAGCGACCGTGACCAAGGACCCTGCCAACACCGAAGCGATCAACCTGTATATCGTGAAGCTCGGCATGACGTTCATGGAAGACATGAATGAGGACATCGAAAAGATGGAATCGTTCGTCAAGACAGAGAACGACTTCATCGATGCCAACGTCGAGAAGGTCGAAGCATCCGATGTGAAAATCACCTACAGGAAGGCCGGCGTGGTTCTTCAGTCGGCCACGCAAGAGATCGAGCGTTTGAAAGCCTACGCCGAACTGGTCGGCAAAGAGATGCTGCCGATCGACGCCCAGGCCTGGGCCAACGGCGATGGGCTCTCTGCGGAAGATCTCAAGGGCAAGGTGGTCCTGCTCGACTTCTGGGCCGTCTGGTGCGGTCCGTGCGTCGCCAGCTTCCCACATCTGGTCGAGTGGCAAGAGAAGTACGGCAAAGATGGCCTGCAAATTGTGGGCATCACGCGTTACTTCAACTTCAACTGGCCTGAGGGTGCCGAAGGCCCACAGCAAGGAGAAGGCCAGGTCCCGCCCACCGAAGAGAACGCCATGCTCGACAAGTTCACCGCCGAGCACAACCTGAAACATCCCACCGCCGTGCTTGACGATACGGATGCGTTCTACAGCTATTACGCCGTTTCCGGTATTCCTCACTTCGTCCTGATCGGTCGCGACGGCAAGATCCACAAGGTGAATTCCGGCATCAGCGAAAGCCGGGCAAAGAAGCTGGAAGAAGAGATTCAGAAACTCTTGGACGAATCCGCACCCGAGTAA
- the epmB gene encoding EF-P beta-lysylation protein EpmB codes for MNIVTTDSQSASSNCIANPATSPSEGWKASMRAAFRRASDLAEYLQLPESCWQTGQAAADDFPLFVPREFAAKMQPGDSRDPLLRQVLPVEQETIATKGFTANPVGDNEAALTPGLLQKYHGRALMVTTGACAVHCRYCFRRHFPYGEGPKGIDAWSSALAAIHQDESLHEILLSGGDPLTLTDGILRQLAEKIAHAQHIRRLRLHTRLPVMIPSRVNDSLLAWLTGTRLKPFVVIHVNHPQELGDDVSEALALLSEAHVPLLNQSVLLAGVNDNAQTLIELSEKLLDLNVMPYYLHQLDRVQGAAHFEVPRAEGLRILETMRSRLPGYAVPRYVEEIAGDTSKRVIG; via the coding sequence ATGAACATTGTAACTACCGATTCGCAATCTGCGAGTAGCAATTGTATCGCGAACCCCGCCACGTCGCCTAGCGAGGGTTGGAAGGCCTCGATGCGGGCTGCTTTTCGCCGCGCATCCGACCTGGCCGAGTACCTTCAGCTGCCCGAAAGCTGCTGGCAAACCGGTCAGGCAGCGGCCGATGACTTCCCCCTGTTCGTCCCACGCGAGTTCGCCGCCAAGATGCAGCCGGGCGATTCTCGCGATCCCCTGCTCCGCCAAGTGCTTCCCGTCGAGCAGGAAACCATTGCCACAAAAGGGTTTACGGCAAATCCCGTCGGCGACAACGAAGCGGCTCTGACGCCAGGCCTTCTGCAAAAGTACCATGGCCGGGCCCTGATGGTGACCACCGGGGCGTGTGCCGTGCATTGCCGGTACTGCTTCCGGCGGCATTTCCCTTACGGGGAAGGCCCCAAGGGGATCGACGCGTGGAGTTCGGCCCTGGCGGCGATCCACCAGGACGAAAGCCTTCACGAAATCTTGTTATCTGGCGGAGATCCGCTGACCCTGACCGACGGCATTCTGCGGCAACTGGCCGAAAAAATCGCCCATGCCCAGCACATCCGCCGCCTGCGACTTCATACGCGGCTGCCGGTGATGATCCCCAGCCGGGTGAACGACTCGCTGCTGGCCTGGCTGACCGGCACGCGGCTCAAGCCGTTTGTGGTCATTCATGTGAACCATCCCCAGGAACTGGGGGACGATGTCTCCGAGGCGCTGGCGCTTCTGAGCGAGGCCCACGTTCCCCTGCTCAATCAAAGCGTGCTCCTGGCCGGGGTAAACGACAACGCCCAGACGCTGATCGAGCTGTCGGAAAAACTGCTCGATTTGAACGTCATGCCGTATTACCTGCATCAGCTCGACCGCGTGCAAGGCGCCGCCCACTTCGAGGTCCCACGAGCCGAGGGACTGCGCATTCTGGAAACAATGCGAAGTCGCCTGCCAGGCTACGCGGTACCGCGCTACGTCGAGGAAATCGCTGGGGATACCAGCAAGCGGGTGATCGGTTAG